Below is a window of Paremcibacter congregatus DNA.
CGCGCTGCTCAGGCTCGAGCAACTCATACAGGAAGTGGTGCATGAGGTACCGCAGCGTCTGATCGCGGACGCCATTGATCTGATTATCTTTATCGAAGGGCGGGGCAGTTCCCGCCATCTCAAAACATTGGCGCAGGTCACCGGTTTTACGGACGGTGACTATTGTCTCAACCATCTTACCCCTCAACCTTAACCTCTAAATTTGGACCTTAACCCTTCAGGAGAAACTGATATGCCCTATTCTAAATTATTCCTTCGATCCCCCTATATGACGGCACTGATCGCCGTAGCGGCGCTGAGTATCTTGAGCTCTAACACTCAGGCCGCTGGCACGAGTATGCCGTGGGAAGCCCCATTACAGGCGATCCTCGACAGTATCGAAGGTCCCGTTGCCCGCATTGTCGCGGTGCTGGTGATTACCATAACCGGTCTCACCCTGGCTTTTGGCGATACGGGCGGGGGGTTCCGCAAACTGGTGCAGATTGTCTTTGGTCTCTCCATTGCCTTTGCCGCCACCAGCTTCTTTCTGGCCTTCTTCTCCTTTGGTGGCGGGGCCGTCATCTCATGAGCAGCCACATCCCCGGATTTGAAATCCCCCTCCATCGGTCCCTGACGGAGCCCCTGCTTATGGCAGGGGCGAGCCGGTCGGTGACCATTGTCATTGGTACCTTGTCGGCAGCCATTGGTCTCGGTCTTCAACTCTGGCTCGTGGGGCTGATCATCTGGGTTAGTTGTCAGAGCATTGCAGTGTACCTGACAGCCAAAGACCCTGACTTCATGGAGGTGGGCCTCAAGCATCTTCGCCATAAAAATTATATGGGAGTTTGAATTATGTTTTATCTGAATGAATATCAATCCAAAGCCAAGAAACTGCAGGATCATATCCCCTGGGCCGGGCAGGTGGCACCATCTGTAGTGTTGAACAAAGACGGCGGATTCATGCGCTGTATCAGATTGAGAGGACCGGATCTGGAAAGCAGCGGGGAAAGTGGCCTCATTATGCTTCATGCCCGGCTTAATGATACCTTAAAGCGTTTTGGCACGGGCTGGGCGTTGTTTTTTGATAGCGCGCGCATTCCGGTGCGGGACTATCCCGGGTCTGATTTTCCGGATCCTGTGAGCGCGCTTGTGGAGGAAGAACGTAAAGCCCGTTTTGAAAGCGGTGATCACTTTGAGAATATCACGACGCTCTGCCTTTTTTGGTTGCCCCCGGAAGATCGGACGCAAGGCCTGAGCCATCTCTTTCTGGAACAAGGCGCAAAGATCGAAAAACCTGCAGAAAGAATTCTAGCGCGTTTTTTAGGGCAAAGCGATAAAGCCATTGGATTGCTGATGGAGACTTTACCGGAAGTGATGGTCTTGGCGAATGGGGATCTTCTCACCTATCTACATGGCACCATCTCTAATCGCCGCCATCCGGTCAAATTGCCGGAAGTACCCTTCTATCTGGATGGATTACTCAGTGATGAGCCCTTGATAGGGGGCCTCAGTCCTATGCTCGGGAATGAATATCTAAAACTCGTGACGATCACGGGCTTTCCGGGAACCACAGTGCCGGGGATATTGCAGGGGCTGAACAGCCTTGGTTTTGATTATCGATTCATGAGCCGTTTTATATGTCTTGATAAGACGGCGGCCACTCGTGAGCTGAACAAATATCGCCGTCAGTGGTTTGCCAAACGTAAAGGCATTGGCGCGATCCTGAAAGAGGTGATGATCAATGAGCAATCGGCTTTGGTGGACACGGACGCCGAGAATAAAAGCCTCGATGTGGACGCGGCCCTGCAGGAACTGGGCAGTGATGATGTGGCTTATGGTTATGTGACGTTGACGGTTATGGTCAAAGACAGCGACAGCGAAATTGCCGAAGCCAAGATCAAAGCCGTAGAACAAGTGATCAATGGGGCGGGCTATGTTACCATCCCAGAGACAATGGGCGCGGTTGAAGCCTTTCTGGGCATGATCCCGGGTCATGTCTACGCCAATCTGCGGCATTCCCTTGTCTCTAGCCTGAACCTTGCCCATATGCTGCCCGTCGGCGACCTTTGGGCCGGACCGGAAGAGAACCAACATCTTAAAGCCCCGCCTTTGATGATTTGCCAAACGGCGAGCACAACACCGTTCCGCTTTGTTCATCATGTGGGAGATGTTGGCCATATGATGGTGCTCGGTCCAACGGGGGCAGGCAAGTCAGTATTTCTGTCCTTCCTGATGATGCAGTTTCGGCGGTACGAAGATGCTCAGATTTTTATCTTTGATAAGGGCGCCTCCAGCCGAGCGGCCATTCTTGCCATGGGCGGTGATTTTAATGACCTTGGTCAAAGAGATGACCTATCTTTCCAGCCGCTGTTTAGAATTGATGATGAAACCTACCGCATCTGGGCACAGGACTGGCTGCAGGGAATATTGGGTGAACAGGGATTACCAGCCACGCCGCAGATTAGAGAAGAAGTCTGGCAGGCTTTGCATAATCTGTCATTTGCGCCGGAGGTAGAACGGACCCTGACGGGCTTGAGTTTATTATTACAAAACCCAAACATTAAAGAAGCCCTTAAACCTTACACTTTGGAAGGGCCTTACGGCGGGTTGCTGGACGGTGATGAAGATCATCTGGCTTTGACAAACTGCCAAGCCTTCGAGATGGAAGCCCTGATGGAAAAGCCGGGCGCAGTTCTCCCCGTACTCACCTATCTGTTCAAACGCTTGGAAGAAAGGTTTGATGGCAGGCCGACCTTACTCATTCTGGATGAAGCCTGGCTGTTTCTGGATACACCGGCGTTTGCCGGCAAAATCCGGGAATGGTTGAAGGTACTGCGGAAGAGAAATGTTTCTGTGATTTTTACCACCCAGTCTTTAGCCGATGTGGCGGGCAGTGCCATCGCCCCGGCTTTGATTGAAAGCTGCCCGAGCCGTATCTTCCTGCCCAACGTCCGCGCCAGTGAGCCGAACATCCGGGAAATCTATAACGCCTTTGGCTTAAGCGCGCGTCAGATTGAGCTGATCTCAAGCGCACTGCCCAAACGGGACTATTATTTGCAAAGCCCTTTGGGCAACAGATTATTCGAGCTTGGTCTTGGGCCTGTTTGTTTGAGCTTCGCGGCCAGCTCATCGCCGGAAGACCAGAAACTTATCTCACAAATCGTCGAGGATCAAAACCCCGCTGGATTTGCTCATCAATGGCTCATAGCCAAAAATATTTCCTGGGCTGCTGGCCTGTGCGATCCGCAAAATATGGAGAAATCTCATGCGTAAATTCATTCTGCTTTTAAGTCTTATGGTGGCCTTACTGCTGCCTATCCATCAAGCACACGCCATCTTCGGCTTTAGTATTGTGTTTGATCCCAAGAATTTTACTCAGAATATTCTCACAGCGTCCCGCAACCTGATGATGATAAATAATCAGATTAATAGCTTGAGAAACGAAGTGCGTATGCTGGAGAATATGTCAAAGAACCTGAAAAATTTGGGTTATGATAGTATCCCTCAGTTGAAAACCACTTTGTCACAAATGCATCTGATCATAGAGGATGCTAAGGGCCTTGCCTTAAAGGTATCGGCCATCGAAGCTGATTACCTGAAATTTTATCCCAAGCAATATAGTGAGGCTTTGAGCCATGATGATTATGTGAAAGAGGCTCACGCCCGGTGGCTACAGTCCCGGTCCGCATTCGAGCATAGCCTTAAAACCCAGGCGGGTTTGATTGAAAGCCTGCAAAGTGATGAGCAGCTTTGGGAAAGATTGGTGGAACAATCCCAAAAGTCAGTAGGGGCCTTGCAGTTGGGACAGGTGACCAATCAAATGCTGGCGCTCCGGGCGCAGCAGCAAGCCAAAAGCCAGCAGATGATGGCCATGCATTACCGGGCCATCGCTCTCGAGAAATCACGCCTTCTTGCTGAAAAGGAAAAGGCCAGAGTTCAGCGAATAAGTTTTCTGGGGGATGGCAAGAGCTACACCCCCATTGCCATCAAACTTAATTAGGGGAGTGATATTCTATGGATGATATCTCCATCATTGATCGTTTTTTTAATGTCTTCAGCTCTTATATCGATAGCGGCTTTGGCTTACTGGGCAGTGAAGTAGCTTGGCTCGCAAGCGCCCTGATCGTCATTGACATAACGCTTGCCGGATTATTCTGGGCCTTTGATGAAAATAAGAACGTCCTCTCTTCTTTGATTAAGAAGATCCTCTATGTGGGCTTTTTTGCATTGATCATCAATAACTTTCAGCTTTTGAGCAATATCATCTTTAACAGTTTTTCGGGGCTCGGGCTTAAAGCCACAGGATCATCGGTGAGTGCTGCTGAACTGTTGCAGCCGGGGCGCATTGCGGCCACAGGGTTTGAGGCGGCTTATCCGATCCTCACCCAGATCGGGGATTTGCTGGGGCCTGTGGCTTTCTTTGAGAATTTCATTCTGATCATTGTTTTACTCTTTGCCTGGTTCTTGGTGGTTCTGGCCTTTTTTATTCTGGCGATCCAGATTTTTATCACCATTCTGGAATTTAAGATCACCACTTTAGCAGGGTTTGTTCTTATTCCTTTTGCGCTCTGGAATAAAACGTCATTCTTGGCGGAGCGCGTGTTAGGCGGGGTTATCTCCAGCGGCATCAAGGTTATGGCGCTCGCCATTATCATCGGTATTGGCTCTTTGATCTTTGCTGACTTTGCAGCCGCCATGAATGGCACAGAAGCCACATTGAAAAATGCCATGTCGTTAGTGCTTGGGGCTTTATCTCTCTTGGGCCTCAGTATCTTTGCCCCGGCCATTGCGGCGGGACTTGTCAGCGGCGCGCCCCAGCTGGGCGCGGGTGCTGCGGTTGGCACTGTTGCCGCCGGAGGCGCTGCAATGGCGGTTGGTATGGGTGCCGGAGCGATGGCGGCTAAAGGCGCTGCCAGCATGGCCTCTAGCGCGGTGAATGCTGGGGCCAAAGTGGCGGGTCAGGCGAGCGGGGCTTACAATTTATCGAAAGCGACATCAAATGCCAAAACAGCAACCGGCGGCATGACGTCAGGGATTAAGGGGGTTGGTCAGTCTTTTGCAAATTCCGTAAAGCAAAAAGCATCCGCGCCGCTGAATGCCGTTAAGGAGAGTTATTCCCAAGGTCAAAGAACCGCCTGGGAAACCACCGGCGGCGGTTCTTCTGCTTCTGCGGCCCCCTCTTCAGAAAATACCATGCCCGATTGGGCAAGGCGCATGAAATCTGCCCAAGCTGTTAAATCTGCCGGAACGATGTCGCTCCACGCCATGAAAGACGGTGACCGCCCCGGCTCCTCTGCAAACCCCTCCTTAAACACGAACAACGAATAGGATAAAGTTATGAAAATCTTTAAACGACAGCGGCAGAGCTACGGAGATGCTGGCACGGTCGAGACGCCTTTCCAGAAGGCAAGCAAGTTATGGGACCGGCGTATGGGATCTGCCCTGATGCAGGCCCGTAATTGGCGGTTAATGGCCTTCCTCTGTCTCGGGCTGACCACAGCTCTTGTTTTTGCTCTGATTACGCTGTCTTCCAGCAGCCGGATCACCCCTTACGTTGTGGAAATTGGCAGTAAAGGCGAGGTGAGGGCCATTGGTTCTGCGTTGGAGAAATATTCACCGAGTGATGCGGTGATCTCTTACCATTTAAGTGATTTTATCAGCAAGGTCAGGTCTCTGCCTTCCGATCCTGTGATCCTCAGAGAGAACTGGCTGAAATCTTACGCCATGGTCACCGACCAGGGCGCAAATATCCTCAATCAATATGCCCGCGAAAATGACCCGTTTAAATTACTGGGCCGTCAGACCATTACGGTCGACGTGACCAGCATTGTTCGGGCGTCGAAAGACAGCTTCCAGATCAAATGGCAGGAAGCCCATTATCAGAAAGGCAGCCTCACAGAGAAGCAAAATCA
It encodes the following:
- the trbJ gene encoding P-type conjugative transfer protein TrbJ, with translation MRKFILLLSLMVALLLPIHQAHAIFGFSIVFDPKNFTQNILTASRNLMMINNQINSLRNEVRMLENMSKNLKNLGYDSIPQLKTTLSQMHLIIEDAKGLALKVSAIEADYLKFYPKQYSEALSHDDYVKEAHARWLQSRSAFEHSLKTQAGLIESLQSDEQLWERLVEQSQKSVGALQLGQVTNQMLALRAQQQAKSQQMMAMHYRAIALEKSRLLAEKEKARVQRISFLGDGKSYTPIAIKLN
- a CDS encoding VirB3 family type IV secretion system protein; this translates as MSSHIPGFEIPLHRSLTEPLLMAGASRSVTIVIGTLSAAIGLGLQLWLVGLIIWVSCQSIAVYLTAKDPDFMEVGLKHLRHKNYMGV
- the trbF gene encoding conjugal transfer protein TrbF translates to MKIFKRQRQSYGDAGTVETPFQKASKLWDRRMGSALMQARNWRLMAFLCLGLTTALVFALITLSSSSRITPYVVEIGSKGEVRAIGSALEKYSPSDAVISYHLSDFISKVRSLPSDPVILRENWLKSYAMVTDQGANILNQYARENDPFKLLGRQTITVDVTSIVRASKDSFQIKWQEAHYQKGSLTEKQNHTAILSLMFEPPRDVASLRNNPLGLYIHDLNWSRDFNPNTSNTKGTLK
- the trbE gene encoding conjugal transfer protein TrbE, which translates into the protein MFYLNEYQSKAKKLQDHIPWAGQVAPSVVLNKDGGFMRCIRLRGPDLESSGESGLIMLHARLNDTLKRFGTGWALFFDSARIPVRDYPGSDFPDPVSALVEEERKARFESGDHFENITTLCLFWLPPEDRTQGLSHLFLEQGAKIEKPAERILARFLGQSDKAIGLLMETLPEVMVLANGDLLTYLHGTISNRRHPVKLPEVPFYLDGLLSDEPLIGGLSPMLGNEYLKLVTITGFPGTTVPGILQGLNSLGFDYRFMSRFICLDKTAATRELNKYRRQWFAKRKGIGAILKEVMINEQSALVDTDAENKSLDVDAALQELGSDDVAYGYVTLTVMVKDSDSEIAEAKIKAVEQVINGAGYVTIPETMGAVEAFLGMIPGHVYANLRHSLVSSLNLAHMLPVGDLWAGPEENQHLKAPPLMICQTASTTPFRFVHHVGDVGHMMVLGPTGAGKSVFLSFLMMQFRRYEDAQIFIFDKGASSRAAILAMGGDFNDLGQRDDLSFQPLFRIDDETYRIWAQDWLQGILGEQGLPATPQIREEVWQALHNLSFAPEVERTLTGLSLLLQNPNIKEALKPYTLEGPYGGLLDGDEDHLALTNCQAFEMEALMEKPGAVLPVLTYLFKRLEERFDGRPTLLILDEAWLFLDTPAFAGKIREWLKVLRKRNVSVIFTTQSLADVAGSAIAPALIESCPSRIFLPNVRASEPNIREIYNAFGLSARQIELISSALPKRDYYLQSPLGNRLFELGLGPVCLSFAASSSPEDQKLISQIVEDQNPAGFAHQWLIAKNISWAAGLCDPQNMEKSHA
- a CDS encoding TrbC/VirB2 family protein produces the protein MTALIAVAALSILSSNTQAAGTSMPWEAPLQAILDSIEGPVARIVAVLVITITGLTLAFGDTGGGFRKLVQIVFGLSIAFAATSFFLAFFSFGGGAVIS
- the trbL gene encoding P-type conjugative transfer protein TrbL, whose amino-acid sequence is MDDISIIDRFFNVFSSYIDSGFGLLGSEVAWLASALIVIDITLAGLFWAFDENKNVLSSLIKKILYVGFFALIINNFQLLSNIIFNSFSGLGLKATGSSVSAAELLQPGRIAATGFEAAYPILTQIGDLLGPVAFFENFILIIVLLFAWFLVVLAFFILAIQIFITILEFKITTLAGFVLIPFALWNKTSFLAERVLGGVISSGIKVMALAIIIGIGSLIFADFAAAMNGTEATLKNAMSLVLGALSLLGLSIFAPAIAAGLVSGAPQLGAGAAVGTVAAGGAAMAVGMGAGAMAAKGAASMASSAVNAGAKVAGQASGAYNLSKATSNAKTATGGMTSGIKGVGQSFANSVKQKASAPLNAVKESYSQGQRTAWETTGGGSSASAAPSSENTMPDWARRMKSAQAVKSAGTMSLHAMKDGDRPGSSANPSLNTNNE